One Bombyx mori chromosome 28, ASM3026992v2 DNA segment encodes these proteins:
- the LOC101735359 gene encoding uncharacterized protein LOC101735359 isoform X1 yields the protein MDLAKLLEDLPWIKLDWCFPSMTQETNELIQKCTEIPEIEPDPEVDEIIERSKNFPIPFPIQTVRLEKLKEHRPIDRLKRNISETYPIIHERVLLLMAHFLIYKREHGSSIEKELYRDMTIPELIDRLLLKRAVSFMGARDAYMLMSGKKGVDGWENVGTPAETEPLVLKDVLSYDEIKLSAFLFVSGPTECINSGSRRNCGVLDDDDIEKEAIIIGAIGPRFKRLNRMDYEDMVISKTQNTAERGYGEHEAPTRCMDVLRHAYTRDASLAKRAWRQLWAELYQVHSYTYEELSARLAGAASDRYVKLPRGGAWFDNEVYYKRICILAETVLLEAEGRARGRSVFLNVVGCGLGVWKISPHQTDVYVLTFLERIRAMLDEEALDHITDVNFAYIGTSKSVTALFADRSEDKESAAKIMFLKNERHPKGGVSVQLEDREPASRLHGRHRGKLLVLTYPWDGNAQPGNEFWKGKLKSSGDPAAACSTQVAELHNPHVNPRAASRTARVAARDAVLPLRTYAGRR from the exons atggatTTAGCAAAATTATTAGAAGATCTTCCTTG GATAAAACTTGACTGGTGTTTTCCGAGCATGACCCAAGAGACCAATGAACTTATTCAGAAATGCACTGAAATACCTGAAATTGAACCAGACCCTGAAGTTGATGAAATTATTGAGAGAAGCAAGAATTTTCCTATACCTTTCCCGATTCAGACTGTGAG ATTGGAGAAACTGAAGGAGCATCGTCCCATAGACAGATTAAAGAGGAATATTTCAGAGACATATCCTATTATACACGAGAGGGTCTTGTTGCTGATGGCacactttttaatatataaacg TGAACATGGCAGTAGTATAGAGAAAGAATTATACAGAGACATGACCATACCAGAGCTTATTGATCGATTATTACTGAAAAGAGCCGTATCGTTTATGGGAGCTCGCGATGCATATATGTTAATGAGTGGCAAGAAGGG CGTCGATGGTTGGGAGAACGTGGGGACCCCGGCGGAAACAGAGCCGCTGGTGTTGAAAGACGTGCTCAGCTACGATGAGATAAAGCTCTCTGCTTTTTTGTTCGTGAGCGGACCCACCGAGTGCATCAACAGTGGCTCCAGGAGGAACTGCGGCGTTCTAGACGACGATGACATCGAGAAGGAAGCCATTATCATAG GAGCCATAGGGCCGCGCTTCAAGCGGTTGAATCGAATGGACTACGAGGACATGGTGATATCGAAAACGCAGAACACTGCAGAGCGCGGCTACGGCGAGCACGAGGCGCCGACCAGGTGCATGGACGTACTGCGACACGCGTACACGCGCGACGCCAGCCTCGCCAAGCGCGCCTGGAGGCAGCTGTGGGCCGAGCTGTACCAG GTGCACAGCTACACGTACGAGGAGCTGAGCGCGCGGCTCGCGGGGGCGGCCTCGGACCGCTACGTGAAGCTGCCGCGGGGGGGCGCCTGGTTCGACAACGAGGTCTACTACAAGCGGATCTGCATCCTCGCGGAGACCGTGCTGCTGGAGGCCGAGGGGCGGGCTCGAGGCCGGAGCGTGTTCCTCAACGTGGTGGGCTGCG GACTGGGAGTGTGGAAGATATCCCCTCACCAGACCGACGTGTACGTGCTCACCTTCCTCGAACGCATCCGCGCCATGCTGGACGAGGAGGCACTCGATCACATCACAGACGTCAACTTCGCCTATATTGGTACTTCAAAGAGTGTTACAG CTTTATTCGCGGATCGAAGTGAAGACAAAGAGAGTGCCGCTAAGATAATGTTTCTGAAGAACGAGAGACATCCGAAgg GTGGCGTGAGCGTGCAGCTGGAGGACAGGGAGCCGGCGAGCAGGCTGCACGGGCGGCACCGGGGCAAGCTGCTCGTCCTCACCTATCCCTGGGACGGGAACGCGCAGCCGGGGAACGAGTTCTG GAAAGGCAAGTTGAAAAGTTCTGGAGACCCGGCCGCGGCCTGCTCGACTCAAGTCGCGGAGCTCCACAACCCGCACGTCAACCCGCGCGCGGCCTCACGCACCGCGCGAGTGGCCGCGCGCGACGCCGTGCTGCCGCTGCGGACGTACGCGGGGCGCCGCTAG
- the LOC101735359 gene encoding uncharacterized protein LOC101735359 isoform X3, with translation MDLAKLLEDLPWIKLDWCFPSMTQETNELIQKCTEIPEIEPDPEVDEIIERSKNFPIPFPIQTVRLEKLKEHRPIDRLKRNISETYPIIHERVLLLMAHFLIYKREHGSSIEKELYRDMTIPELIDRLLLKRAVSFMGARDAYMLMSGKKGVDGWENVGTPAETEPLVLKDVLSYDEIKLSAFLFVSGPTECINSGSRRNCGVLDDDDIEKEAIIIGAIGPRFKRLNRMDYEDMVISKTQNTAERGYGEHEAPTRCMDVLRHAYTRDASLAKRAWRQLWAELYQVHSYTYEELSARLAGAASDRYVKLPRGGAWFDNEVYYKRICILAETVLLEAEGRARGRSVFLNVVGCGLGVWKISPHQTDVYVLTFLERIRAMLDEEALDHITDVNFAYIGTSKSVTGGVSVQLEDREPASRLHGRHRGKLLVLTYPWDGNAQPGNEFWKGKLKSSGDPAAACSTQVAELHNPHVNPRAASRTARVAARDAVLPLRTYAGRR, from the exons atggatTTAGCAAAATTATTAGAAGATCTTCCTTG GATAAAACTTGACTGGTGTTTTCCGAGCATGACCCAAGAGACCAATGAACTTATTCAGAAATGCACTGAAATACCTGAAATTGAACCAGACCCTGAAGTTGATGAAATTATTGAGAGAAGCAAGAATTTTCCTATACCTTTCCCGATTCAGACTGTGAG ATTGGAGAAACTGAAGGAGCATCGTCCCATAGACAGATTAAAGAGGAATATTTCAGAGACATATCCTATTATACACGAGAGGGTCTTGTTGCTGATGGCacactttttaatatataaacg TGAACATGGCAGTAGTATAGAGAAAGAATTATACAGAGACATGACCATACCAGAGCTTATTGATCGATTATTACTGAAAAGAGCCGTATCGTTTATGGGAGCTCGCGATGCATATATGTTAATGAGTGGCAAGAAGGG CGTCGATGGTTGGGAGAACGTGGGGACCCCGGCGGAAACAGAGCCGCTGGTGTTGAAAGACGTGCTCAGCTACGATGAGATAAAGCTCTCTGCTTTTTTGTTCGTGAGCGGACCCACCGAGTGCATCAACAGTGGCTCCAGGAGGAACTGCGGCGTTCTAGACGACGATGACATCGAGAAGGAAGCCATTATCATAG GAGCCATAGGGCCGCGCTTCAAGCGGTTGAATCGAATGGACTACGAGGACATGGTGATATCGAAAACGCAGAACACTGCAGAGCGCGGCTACGGCGAGCACGAGGCGCCGACCAGGTGCATGGACGTACTGCGACACGCGTACACGCGCGACGCCAGCCTCGCCAAGCGCGCCTGGAGGCAGCTGTGGGCCGAGCTGTACCAG GTGCACAGCTACACGTACGAGGAGCTGAGCGCGCGGCTCGCGGGGGCGGCCTCGGACCGCTACGTGAAGCTGCCGCGGGGGGGCGCCTGGTTCGACAACGAGGTCTACTACAAGCGGATCTGCATCCTCGCGGAGACCGTGCTGCTGGAGGCCGAGGGGCGGGCTCGAGGCCGGAGCGTGTTCCTCAACGTGGTGGGCTGCG GACTGGGAGTGTGGAAGATATCCCCTCACCAGACCGACGTGTACGTGCTCACCTTCCTCGAACGCATCCGCGCCATGCTGGACGAGGAGGCACTCGATCACATCACAGACGTCAACTTCGCCTATATTGGTACTTCAAAGAGTGTTACAG GTGGCGTGAGCGTGCAGCTGGAGGACAGGGAGCCGGCGAGCAGGCTGCACGGGCGGCACCGGGGCAAGCTGCTCGTCCTCACCTATCCCTGGGACGGGAACGCGCAGCCGGGGAACGAGTTCTG GAAAGGCAAGTTGAAAAGTTCTGGAGACCCGGCCGCGGCCTGCTCGACTCAAGTCGCGGAGCTCCACAACCCGCACGTCAACCCGCGCGCGGCCTCACGCACCGCGCGAGTGGCCGCGCGCGACGCCGTGCTGCCGCTGCGGACGTACGCGGGGCGCCGCTAG
- the LOC101735359 gene encoding uncharacterized protein LOC101735359 isoform X6, whose product MAHFLIYKREHGSSIEKELYRDMTIPELIDRLLLKRAVSFMGARDAYMLMSGKKGVDGWENVGTPAETEPLVLKDVLSYDEIKLSAFLFVSGPTECINSGSRRNCGVLDDDDIEKEAIIIGAIGPRFKRLNRMDYEDMVISKTQNTAERGYGEHEAPTRCMDVLRHAYTRDASLAKRAWRQLWAELYQVHSYTYEELSARLAGAASDRYVKLPRGGAWFDNEVYYKRICILAETVLLEAEGRARGRSVFLNVVGCGLGVWKISPHQTDVYVLTFLERIRAMLDEEALDHITDVNFAYIGTSKSVTALFADRSEDKESAAKIMFLKNERHPKGGVSVQLEDREPASRLHGRHRGKLLVLTYPWDGNAQPGNEFWKGKLKSSGDPAAACSTQVAELHNPHVNPRAASRTARVAARDAVLPLRTYAGRR is encoded by the exons ATGGCacactttttaatatataaacg TGAACATGGCAGTAGTATAGAGAAAGAATTATACAGAGACATGACCATACCAGAGCTTATTGATCGATTATTACTGAAAAGAGCCGTATCGTTTATGGGAGCTCGCGATGCATATATGTTAATGAGTGGCAAGAAGGG CGTCGATGGTTGGGAGAACGTGGGGACCCCGGCGGAAACAGAGCCGCTGGTGTTGAAAGACGTGCTCAGCTACGATGAGATAAAGCTCTCTGCTTTTTTGTTCGTGAGCGGACCCACCGAGTGCATCAACAGTGGCTCCAGGAGGAACTGCGGCGTTCTAGACGACGATGACATCGAGAAGGAAGCCATTATCATAG GAGCCATAGGGCCGCGCTTCAAGCGGTTGAATCGAATGGACTACGAGGACATGGTGATATCGAAAACGCAGAACACTGCAGAGCGCGGCTACGGCGAGCACGAGGCGCCGACCAGGTGCATGGACGTACTGCGACACGCGTACACGCGCGACGCCAGCCTCGCCAAGCGCGCCTGGAGGCAGCTGTGGGCCGAGCTGTACCAG GTGCACAGCTACACGTACGAGGAGCTGAGCGCGCGGCTCGCGGGGGCGGCCTCGGACCGCTACGTGAAGCTGCCGCGGGGGGGCGCCTGGTTCGACAACGAGGTCTACTACAAGCGGATCTGCATCCTCGCGGAGACCGTGCTGCTGGAGGCCGAGGGGCGGGCTCGAGGCCGGAGCGTGTTCCTCAACGTGGTGGGCTGCG GACTGGGAGTGTGGAAGATATCCCCTCACCAGACCGACGTGTACGTGCTCACCTTCCTCGAACGCATCCGCGCCATGCTGGACGAGGAGGCACTCGATCACATCACAGACGTCAACTTCGCCTATATTGGTACTTCAAAGAGTGTTACAG CTTTATTCGCGGATCGAAGTGAAGACAAAGAGAGTGCCGCTAAGATAATGTTTCTGAAGAACGAGAGACATCCGAAgg GTGGCGTGAGCGTGCAGCTGGAGGACAGGGAGCCGGCGAGCAGGCTGCACGGGCGGCACCGGGGCAAGCTGCTCGTCCTCACCTATCCCTGGGACGGGAACGCGCAGCCGGGGAACGAGTTCTG GAAAGGCAAGTTGAAAAGTTCTGGAGACCCGGCCGCGGCCTGCTCGACTCAAGTCGCGGAGCTCCACAACCCGCACGTCAACCCGCGCGCGGCCTCACGCACCGCGCGAGTGGCCGCGCGCGACGCCGTGCTGCCGCTGCGGACGTACGCGGGGCGCCGCTAG
- the LOC101735359 gene encoding uncharacterized protein LOC101735359 isoform X5 — MDLAKLLEDLPWIKLDWCFPSMTQETNELIQKCTEIPEIEPDPEVDEIIERSKNFPIPFPIQTVRLEKLKEHRPIDRLKRNISETYPIIHERVLLLMAHFLIYKREHGSSIEKELYRDMTIPELIDRLLLKRAVSFMGARDAYMLMSGKKGVDGWENVGTPAETEPLVLKDVLSYDEIKLSAFLFVSGPTECINSGSRRNCGVLDDDDIEKEAIIIGAIGPRFKRLNRMDYEDMVISKTQNTAERGYGEHEAPTRCMDVLRHAYTRDASLAKRAWRQLWAELYQVHSYTYEELSARLAGAASDRYVKLPRGGAWFDNEVYYKRICILAETVLLEAEGRARGRSVFLNVVGCGGVSVQLEDREPASRLHGRHRGKLLVLTYPWDGNAQPGNEFWKGKLKSSGDPAAACSTQVAELHNPHVNPRAASRTARVAARDAVLPLRTYAGRR, encoded by the exons atggatTTAGCAAAATTATTAGAAGATCTTCCTTG GATAAAACTTGACTGGTGTTTTCCGAGCATGACCCAAGAGACCAATGAACTTATTCAGAAATGCACTGAAATACCTGAAATTGAACCAGACCCTGAAGTTGATGAAATTATTGAGAGAAGCAAGAATTTTCCTATACCTTTCCCGATTCAGACTGTGAG ATTGGAGAAACTGAAGGAGCATCGTCCCATAGACAGATTAAAGAGGAATATTTCAGAGACATATCCTATTATACACGAGAGGGTCTTGTTGCTGATGGCacactttttaatatataaacg TGAACATGGCAGTAGTATAGAGAAAGAATTATACAGAGACATGACCATACCAGAGCTTATTGATCGATTATTACTGAAAAGAGCCGTATCGTTTATGGGAGCTCGCGATGCATATATGTTAATGAGTGGCAAGAAGGG CGTCGATGGTTGGGAGAACGTGGGGACCCCGGCGGAAACAGAGCCGCTGGTGTTGAAAGACGTGCTCAGCTACGATGAGATAAAGCTCTCTGCTTTTTTGTTCGTGAGCGGACCCACCGAGTGCATCAACAGTGGCTCCAGGAGGAACTGCGGCGTTCTAGACGACGATGACATCGAGAAGGAAGCCATTATCATAG GAGCCATAGGGCCGCGCTTCAAGCGGTTGAATCGAATGGACTACGAGGACATGGTGATATCGAAAACGCAGAACACTGCAGAGCGCGGCTACGGCGAGCACGAGGCGCCGACCAGGTGCATGGACGTACTGCGACACGCGTACACGCGCGACGCCAGCCTCGCCAAGCGCGCCTGGAGGCAGCTGTGGGCCGAGCTGTACCAG GTGCACAGCTACACGTACGAGGAGCTGAGCGCGCGGCTCGCGGGGGCGGCCTCGGACCGCTACGTGAAGCTGCCGCGGGGGGGCGCCTGGTTCGACAACGAGGTCTACTACAAGCGGATCTGCATCCTCGCGGAGACCGTGCTGCTGGAGGCCGAGGGGCGGGCTCGAGGCCGGAGCGTGTTCCTCAACGTGGTGGGCTGCG GTGGCGTGAGCGTGCAGCTGGAGGACAGGGAGCCGGCGAGCAGGCTGCACGGGCGGCACCGGGGCAAGCTGCTCGTCCTCACCTATCCCTGGGACGGGAACGCGCAGCCGGGGAACGAGTTCTG GAAAGGCAAGTTGAAAAGTTCTGGAGACCCGGCCGCGGCCTGCTCGACTCAAGTCGCGGAGCTCCACAACCCGCACGTCAACCCGCGCGCGGCCTCACGCACCGCGCGAGTGGCCGCGCGCGACGCCGTGCTGCCGCTGCGGACGTACGCGGGGCGCCGCTAG
- the LOC101735359 gene encoding uncharacterized protein LOC101735359 isoform X4, which translates to MDLAKLLEDLPWIKLDWCFPSMTQETNELIQKCTEIPEIEPDPEVDEIIERSKNFPIPFPIQTVRLEKLKEHRPIDRLKRNISETYPIIHERVLLLMAHFLIYKREHGSSIEKELYRDMTIPELIDRLLLKRAVSFMGARDAYMLMSGKKGVDGWENVGTPAETEPLVLKDVLSYDEIKLSAFLFVSGPTECINSGSRRNCGVLDDDDIEKEAIIIGAIGPRFKRLNRMDYEDMVISKTQNTAERGYGEHEAPTRCMDVLRHAYTRDASLAKRAWRQLWAELYQVHSYTYEELSARLAGAASDRYVKLPRGGAWFDNEVYYKRICILAETVLLEAEGRARGRSVFLNVVGCGLGVWKISPHQTDVYVLTFLERIRAMLDEEALDHITDVNFAYIGTSKSVTGGVSVQLEDREPASRLHGRHRGKLLVLTYPWDGNAQPGNEFWEESLSSSGDPAAACSTQVSELHNARGAGSRTRRRARAPGPRAAAHTCVA; encoded by the exons atggatTTAGCAAAATTATTAGAAGATCTTCCTTG GATAAAACTTGACTGGTGTTTTCCGAGCATGACCCAAGAGACCAATGAACTTATTCAGAAATGCACTGAAATACCTGAAATTGAACCAGACCCTGAAGTTGATGAAATTATTGAGAGAAGCAAGAATTTTCCTATACCTTTCCCGATTCAGACTGTGAG ATTGGAGAAACTGAAGGAGCATCGTCCCATAGACAGATTAAAGAGGAATATTTCAGAGACATATCCTATTATACACGAGAGGGTCTTGTTGCTGATGGCacactttttaatatataaacg TGAACATGGCAGTAGTATAGAGAAAGAATTATACAGAGACATGACCATACCAGAGCTTATTGATCGATTATTACTGAAAAGAGCCGTATCGTTTATGGGAGCTCGCGATGCATATATGTTAATGAGTGGCAAGAAGGG CGTCGATGGTTGGGAGAACGTGGGGACCCCGGCGGAAACAGAGCCGCTGGTGTTGAAAGACGTGCTCAGCTACGATGAGATAAAGCTCTCTGCTTTTTTGTTCGTGAGCGGACCCACCGAGTGCATCAACAGTGGCTCCAGGAGGAACTGCGGCGTTCTAGACGACGATGACATCGAGAAGGAAGCCATTATCATAG GAGCCATAGGGCCGCGCTTCAAGCGGTTGAATCGAATGGACTACGAGGACATGGTGATATCGAAAACGCAGAACACTGCAGAGCGCGGCTACGGCGAGCACGAGGCGCCGACCAGGTGCATGGACGTACTGCGACACGCGTACACGCGCGACGCCAGCCTCGCCAAGCGCGCCTGGAGGCAGCTGTGGGCCGAGCTGTACCAG GTGCACAGCTACACGTACGAGGAGCTGAGCGCGCGGCTCGCGGGGGCGGCCTCGGACCGCTACGTGAAGCTGCCGCGGGGGGGCGCCTGGTTCGACAACGAGGTCTACTACAAGCGGATCTGCATCCTCGCGGAGACCGTGCTGCTGGAGGCCGAGGGGCGGGCTCGAGGCCGGAGCGTGTTCCTCAACGTGGTGGGCTGCG GACTGGGAGTGTGGAAGATATCCCCTCACCAGACCGACGTGTACGTGCTCACCTTCCTCGAACGCATCCGCGCCATGCTGGACGAGGAGGCACTCGATCACATCACAGACGTCAACTTCGCCTATATTGGTACTTCAAAGAGTGTTACAG GTGGCGTGAGCGTGCAGCTGGAGGACAGGGAGCCGGCGAGCAGGCTGCACGGGCGGCACCGGGGCAAGCTGCTCGTCCTCACCTATCCCTGGGACGGGAACGCGCAGCCGGGGAACGAGTTCTG GGAGGAAAGTTTGTCGAGTTCAGGCGACCCGGCGGCCGCGTGCTCCACGCAAGTGTCGGAATTGCACAACGCGCGCGGTGCGGGTAGCCGCACGCGGCGGCGTGCACGCGCTCCGGGACCGCGCGCGGCCGCTCACACCTGTGTCGcttag
- the LOC101735359 gene encoding uncharacterized protein LOC101735359 isoform X2 produces the protein MDLAKLLEDLPWIKLDWCFPSMTQETNELIQKCTEIPEIEPDPEVDEIIERSKNFPIPFPIQTVRLEKLKEHRPIDRLKRNISETYPIIHERVLLLMAHFLIYKREHGSSIEKELYRDMTIPELIDRLLLKRAVSFMGARDAYMLMSGKKGVDGWENVGTPAETEPLVLKDVLSYDEIKLSAFLFVSGPTECINSGSRRNCGVLDDDDIEKEAIIIGAIGPRFKRLNRMDYEDMVISKTQNTAERGYGEHEAPTRCMDVLRHAYTRDASLAKRAWRQLWAELYQVHSYTYEELSARLAGAASDRYVKLPRGGAWFDNEVYYKRICILAETVLLEAEGRARGRSVFLNVVGCGLGVWKISPHQTDVYVLTFLERIRAMLDEEALDHITDVNFAYIGTSKSVTALFADRSEDKESAAKIMFLKNERHPKGGVSVQLEDREPASRLHGRHRGKLLVLTYPWDGNAQPGNEFWEESLSSSGDPAAACSTQVSELHNARGAGSRTRRRARAPGPRAAAHTCVA, from the exons atggatTTAGCAAAATTATTAGAAGATCTTCCTTG GATAAAACTTGACTGGTGTTTTCCGAGCATGACCCAAGAGACCAATGAACTTATTCAGAAATGCACTGAAATACCTGAAATTGAACCAGACCCTGAAGTTGATGAAATTATTGAGAGAAGCAAGAATTTTCCTATACCTTTCCCGATTCAGACTGTGAG ATTGGAGAAACTGAAGGAGCATCGTCCCATAGACAGATTAAAGAGGAATATTTCAGAGACATATCCTATTATACACGAGAGGGTCTTGTTGCTGATGGCacactttttaatatataaacg TGAACATGGCAGTAGTATAGAGAAAGAATTATACAGAGACATGACCATACCAGAGCTTATTGATCGATTATTACTGAAAAGAGCCGTATCGTTTATGGGAGCTCGCGATGCATATATGTTAATGAGTGGCAAGAAGGG CGTCGATGGTTGGGAGAACGTGGGGACCCCGGCGGAAACAGAGCCGCTGGTGTTGAAAGACGTGCTCAGCTACGATGAGATAAAGCTCTCTGCTTTTTTGTTCGTGAGCGGACCCACCGAGTGCATCAACAGTGGCTCCAGGAGGAACTGCGGCGTTCTAGACGACGATGACATCGAGAAGGAAGCCATTATCATAG GAGCCATAGGGCCGCGCTTCAAGCGGTTGAATCGAATGGACTACGAGGACATGGTGATATCGAAAACGCAGAACACTGCAGAGCGCGGCTACGGCGAGCACGAGGCGCCGACCAGGTGCATGGACGTACTGCGACACGCGTACACGCGCGACGCCAGCCTCGCCAAGCGCGCCTGGAGGCAGCTGTGGGCCGAGCTGTACCAG GTGCACAGCTACACGTACGAGGAGCTGAGCGCGCGGCTCGCGGGGGCGGCCTCGGACCGCTACGTGAAGCTGCCGCGGGGGGGCGCCTGGTTCGACAACGAGGTCTACTACAAGCGGATCTGCATCCTCGCGGAGACCGTGCTGCTGGAGGCCGAGGGGCGGGCTCGAGGCCGGAGCGTGTTCCTCAACGTGGTGGGCTGCG GACTGGGAGTGTGGAAGATATCCCCTCACCAGACCGACGTGTACGTGCTCACCTTCCTCGAACGCATCCGCGCCATGCTGGACGAGGAGGCACTCGATCACATCACAGACGTCAACTTCGCCTATATTGGTACTTCAAAGAGTGTTACAG CTTTATTCGCGGATCGAAGTGAAGACAAAGAGAGTGCCGCTAAGATAATGTTTCTGAAGAACGAGAGACATCCGAAgg GTGGCGTGAGCGTGCAGCTGGAGGACAGGGAGCCGGCGAGCAGGCTGCACGGGCGGCACCGGGGCAAGCTGCTCGTCCTCACCTATCCCTGGGACGGGAACGCGCAGCCGGGGAACGAGTTCTG GGAGGAAAGTTTGTCGAGTTCAGGCGACCCGGCGGCCGCGTGCTCCACGCAAGTGTCGGAATTGCACAACGCGCGCGGTGCGGGTAGCCGCACGCGGCGGCGTGCACGCGCTCCGGGACCGCGCGCGGCCGCTCACACCTGTGTCGcttag
- the LOC101735493 gene encoding DNA polymerase epsilon subunit 2 yields the protein MESVRAEVNNAFKLSGFTIRKEASTYVADQITSMTPHERRAILDKLTSHILKQCISQPVLEKEHLEIAFKECSASGLEETETVLNVIDAFNIPKLSYDNERNKFVKSVHKNNLYPEPKWKAQFLIDRYEIIWQRTVRNKLFAQEALPSLAEEKYFQLRKIEALLSSSSRIDDVIVLGLLIQLTEGKYYLEDPTGSVVLDMSQTRYHSGLFTEYSFVLVEGYYDDKVLNVMGLVLPPPESRASSLPFFGNLNTFGGNSKTLLKNSKSLLKIEQENKEGMIIFLSDVWIDTLKVMNNLRTLFSGYNDFPPVAIVFMGEFLSCPYGQEHCTQLRMALSNLGEIIAQFKKLKDECKFIFVPGRSDPCAANVLPRPAIPSSITQGIREKLGDAVIFTTNPCRIQYCTQEIVVFRQDLVMKMCRNSVHFPETGDIPDHLVKTLFSQCTLSPLSLAIQPVYWKHSDSLSLYPMPDLVVIGDHFQPYTRSYQNSQIMNPGSFPRTEFSFKVYVPSTKTVEDSQIPKDDG from the coding sequence atggaATCGGTACGTGCAGAAGTTAACAATGCATTTAAACTTAGTGGATTTACTATACGCAAAGAAGCTAGCACTTACGTTGCCGATCAAATAACTTCAATGACTCCACATGAACGACGGGCAATTCTTGACAAGTTAACTTCACACATTTTAAAACAATGTATTTCACAGCCCGTATTAGAGAAAGAACACCTGGAAATCGCCTTCAAAGAATGCTCTGCATCGGGTCTTGAAGAGACCGAAACTGTTTTAAACGTAATCGACGCTTTTAACATTCCCAAACTGAGTTACGACAATGAGAGAAATAAGTTCGTTAAATCTGTACATAAGAACAATTTATATCCAGAACCGAAGTGGAAAGCGCAATTCTTGATAGACAGATACGAAATAATATGGCAAAGAACTGTTAGGAATAAATTGTTTGCTCAAGAAGCCTTGCCTTCATTGGCCGAGGAGAAATATTTCCAATTGCGCAAAATCGAAGCGCTGCTAAGCTCTTCTAGTCGAATCGATGATGTGATTGTGCTCGGTCTTTTAATACAGTTGACAGAAGGAAAATATTACTTGGAAGATCCAACTGGCAGTGTTGTTCTCGATATGTCACAAACAAGGTACCACTCAGGCTTATTCACTGAATATAGCTTCGTTTTAGTTGAAGGTTATTATGATGACAAGGTATTAAATGTTATGGGCCTTGTGCTACCGCCGCCGGAAAGCAGAGCCTCGTCACTGCCATTTTTTggtaatttaaatacatttggTGGAAATTCTAAGACTTTACTTAAAAACTCTAAGTCATTGCTAAAGATTGAACAGGAAAATAAAGAAGGAATGATTATATTCTTATCTGATGTTTGGATAGACACATTGAAAGTTATGAATAACTTAAGAACATTATTTAGTGGCTACAATGATTTTCCACCTGTGGCTATCGTGTTCATGGGTGAATTCCTCTCGTGTCCGTATGGTCAGGAGCATTGCACACAGCTACGAATGGCATTATCAAACTTAGGTGAAATAATAGCTCAATTCAAGAAATTGAAAGATGAATGCAAATTTATCTTTGTACCTGGCAGATCGGATCCTTGTGCTGCCAATGTTTTACCAAGACCAGCAATTCCAAGTTCCATAACACAAGGTATAAGAGAAAAATTAGGTGATGCAGTCATTTTCACAACGAACCCATGCAGAATACAATACTGTACACAAGAGATAGTAGTTTTCAGGCAAGATTTAGTAATGAAAATGTGTAGGAATTCTGTACATTTTCCGGAGACTGGTGATATTCCTGATCATTTGGTGAAGACTTTGTTTAGTCAATGTACACTGTCACCATTGTCATTAGCTATACAACCAGTGTATTGGAAGCATTCGGATTCTTTAAGTTTGTATCCGATGCCGGATTTGGTAGTGATTGGCGACCATTTCCAACCTTATACTCGCTCATATCAAAACTCGCAGATTATGAACCCTGGGTCTTTTCCGCGAACTGAGTTCTCATTTAAAGTGTATGTACCAAGTACGAAAACAGTTGAAGATTCACAAATACCGAAAGATGATGGATGA